The following proteins are encoded in a genomic region of Bacillus sp. FJAT-22090:
- a CDS encoding DUF5677 domain-containing protein translates to MNKFEELDLTMRFGENLITEYLANNELNRSTEVIIALYRKLIEFADGVYVAAEKGLHGPASLNFRGAIEIFLSLKYILMDDVNIEKRTSAYRVGYYIQQIKVGENRLAKNLDENTKEKIKILKNELASDRYQNILKEWKKRKIDINKPHTDNEPKWYSLDGGPK, encoded by the coding sequence ATGAACAAGTTTGAAGAGCTTGATCTAACAATGAGGTTTGGTGAAAATTTAATAACCGAATATCTAGCGAATAATGAATTGAATCGTTCAACAGAAGTTATTATAGCTTTATATCGAAAACTAATAGAATTTGCAGATGGTGTCTACGTGGCTGCCGAAAAAGGACTTCATGGACCAGCCTCTCTTAACTTTAGAGGGGCTATAGAAATCTTTCTTTCATTGAAGTACATATTAATGGATGATGTCAATATAGAAAAACGCACTTCAGCTTATAGAGTAGGATATTATATTCAGCAGATAAAAGTTGGAGAAAATAGATTGGCCAAAAATTTAGATGAAAATACAAAAGAAAAGATAAAAATACTTAAAAATGAATTAGCAAGTGATAGATACCAAAACATTTTAAAAGAGTGGAAAAAGCGGAAAATTGATATAAATAAGCCACATACTGATAATGAACCAAAGTGGTATTCATTAGATGGAGGTCCTAAGTGA
- a CDS encoding reverse transcriptase domain-containing protein: protein MVIQSTAISNSSGKGAYREVSKLIQQVFFYNQEAYGKQQFDENGKVIYKTIYSRIDAHIIHYSIENKKALMAYQQKFNKLKWLCLDFDIKSSVLESGYDFFKDDIHRPLLIQEVNKAINYLNENKINYLLEFSGSRGFHIWIVLDCEVSKQLGSKILESLVENFSFDYLNDKSSSIVLDMYPKNANPKGNKIGLGVKIPVSFHLKSGRYSMLLSSIDDVDIVTELTTKIISEQENILRDYKVNDINDLIKVLGISISVEEKKYDRMIGTVDKSESLTNIITKLSKCGVYKHLFSKSIADLNEFDRAIIVGTFIRLRNDSDLYYGKKLLLEFFAEDAEKFNETITRDKLELMQNFYPPSIEYLHKKYDIDCSHCNGINNILELIEGITLQEDLNSEERFLNWIIRAEKKYLTQNDEVPLNHIYDELSEVSIEDLKMKIEGISMGEYPMISANIFIRKEEEKERILYGLSAPDRVLTSYIMYEINKILYGEYSSTNSYSYKLNYDFRYNDIFVNWNRMWLMYVKEIEDKIFNEAYNDYYILKLDIRGFYDSINRIFLREILYNKPSTMIELILKNLSPEEKRKYVYMCEYLIDAASKVSSTGVPQGPAFARYLAEIYLAPLDQLISSNIIDGFEHYYRYVDDMVIIVETKEKAEALLGDIKNYLNTRDLNLNDKVKHGYVNELKYEIINQDLQKYFVDSIDEDTAPIKVINKAIEMLNEMLNDTYDSLNKKNLPFFLTHLIDADYLQSKLEVIVPNVVNSEIGRGSLFKHFYKNIIFKHSEFISIDFYKLLKGLSRANFINEMAKNVELISEEVVAEIIQYYLNEDLFPYERVELLRILLKTGYKCELNLAYEDLEIILFLVKYTNDIIWSDELLKQVTKHLQGKTDKREVIINLEDLLNSSKKIVDTSNIVQTIYISLSLHFDDLYSKDISQKIFNLISYVSIFLEEIQVKDIWRKFYKSVNGSPLNLNTRQWYKFKSIINKAELNDATVIVILTRVFKREGIIQSIGTSKTEEEYALYLFLFLFKSEEYNERTLMVEKVKEIVEENNIEFLRWCLDEDVRYFPSDEFAIKNIQFNNRIVMINNQKLLVRGLPEIFVDYEEHEIKNDLWYNDSEYNYIEIDVNEQLLNIEDKIFSMHLFEALDFLISTEEMSNYNGRYINVFEKGTFIAAEKKLQMSYSKNDKFIVLNDSDPVLNSRSHFINALIKVFKKTKVQNVEYNLKYSIESEKFFDEFVPKSIDKPLEIWEYLKILNMNLKRYIESLGDKIYVVELAKIESIKEYVNQVSRIKSNEKSKGEVQFGKFSKVLRILNLYHSLNPNSEFEKHLLYSHQELDPSNLQVLISGVILSITKNIEHEDLNFICDFLNQELNQIKENHPNLTDFELIDVQRHPFNKNKIKINGTDYEIENIDIYEYGAESVIRELSIKDIMNLETNYIYFNKQLMVVLPNVIAKSIEIIGNKVNTFDKIHFVQNAHISNIDGYNQSINVIMNQNQVSKAEAEMRLYDFLKDKENRYYESIINVISSYRIMDKSEINYLVETIKLKVDLNNEMDCILPLKSDSDDNGLHQILYVKNKEIFDRNTPYKKRLINDFEKLNTAQNLNEIIIVSDIGVSGKQFIDTFKKYCEVKKGINLKSVYHKIKDGEIFKGNILNAGKILILTCVYTDKFKSSIQEYFDEIGYRGSLEFLGTKINYKDYLFNTLIDKKINRELFIEFINKYFADKDLRVSGNSYLDFISQVEDDDTKNMLICRYKSMPKYHHVILTKNNAIFNYRNDK, encoded by the coding sequence GTGGTTATTCAATCAACAGCTATTTCTAATAGTAGTGGAAAAGGTGCTTATAGAGAGGTATCAAAATTAATACAACAAGTCTTCTTTTATAATCAAGAAGCTTATGGTAAACAACAATTTGATGAGAATGGAAAAGTAATATATAAAACAATTTATAGCCGAATAGATGCTCATATTATTCATTATTCAATAGAGAATAAAAAAGCATTAATGGCGTATCAACAAAAGTTTAATAAATTAAAGTGGCTATGTTTAGACTTCGATATCAAGAGTTCTGTATTAGAATCTGGATATGATTTTTTTAAGGATGATATACATAGACCTTTGTTAATACAAGAGGTAAATAAAGCAATAAACTATTTGAATGAAAATAAAATCAATTATTTATTGGAGTTCTCTGGAAGCAGAGGGTTCCACATTTGGATTGTTTTAGATTGTGAAGTTAGCAAACAGTTAGGAAGTAAGATACTTGAGAGTCTAGTAGAGAATTTTAGTTTTGATTATTTAAATGACAAATCAAGTTCAATCGTTTTAGATATGTATCCTAAAAATGCTAATCCGAAAGGAAATAAAATTGGCTTAGGAGTAAAAATCCCTGTGTCTTTTCATCTGAAAAGTGGAAGATACTCTATGTTATTGAGTAGTATAGATGATGTTGATATAGTAACAGAGTTAACTACAAAAATAATATCTGAACAAGAAAATATTCTGAGAGACTATAAAGTTAATGATATTAACGATTTGATAAAAGTCTTAGGTATAAGTATATCTGTTGAGGAAAAAAAATATGACAGAATGATTGGAACTGTTGATAAAAGTGAGAGTTTAACAAATATAATTACCAAGTTATCCAAATGTGGTGTTTACAAACATTTATTTTCAAAAAGCATAGCTGATTTAAATGAATTCGATAGAGCAATTATAGTAGGCACATTTATAAGATTGAGAAATGATTCGGATCTATATTACGGTAAAAAACTACTATTAGAATTTTTTGCTGAGGATGCAGAAAAATTTAATGAAACAATTACTAGAGATAAGTTAGAATTAATGCAAAATTTTTATCCACCATCAATAGAATATCTTCACAAAAAATATGATATAGATTGTTCTCATTGTAATGGCATCAATAATATTCTGGAGTTGATTGAAGGAATAACTTTACAAGAGGATTTAAATTCAGAGGAAAGGTTTTTAAATTGGATTATTAGAGCAGAAAAAAAATACTTAACTCAAAATGATGAAGTTCCTTTGAATCATATATATGATGAGCTTAGCGAGGTTTCTATAGAAGATTTAAAAATGAAAATAGAAGGAATTTCTATGGGGGAGTACCCCATGATATCGGCAAATATTTTCATCAGGAAAGAAGAGGAAAAAGAAAGAATTTTATATGGTTTATCTGCTCCTGATAGAGTGTTAACATCATACATAATGTACGAAATAAATAAAATATTATATGGAGAATATAGCTCTACAAATTCATATAGTTATAAATTAAATTATGATTTTAGATACAATGATATATTTGTCAATTGGAATAGAATGTGGTTAATGTATGTTAAGGAAATTGAAGATAAAATATTTAATGAAGCCTATAATGATTACTATATATTAAAGTTAGATATACGAGGTTTCTATGATTCAATAAATAGAATTTTTTTAAGGGAAATATTATATAACAAACCTTCGACAATGATTGAACTAATATTAAAAAATTTAAGTCCAGAAGAAAAACGAAAATATGTTTATATGTGCGAATATTTGATTGATGCTGCAAGTAAAGTCAGTAGTACGGGTGTCCCTCAAGGACCAGCATTTGCTAGGTATCTAGCTGAAATTTATTTAGCTCCTTTAGATCAATTAATAAGTTCGAATATTATAGATGGGTTTGAACATTACTATAGATATGTTGATGATATGGTGATAATAGTCGAAACAAAAGAGAAAGCAGAGGCTTTATTAGGGGATATTAAAAATTATTTAAATACAAGGGATTTAAACTTAAATGACAAAGTAAAACATGGTTATGTTAACGAATTAAAATACGAAATAATTAACCAAGATTTACAAAAATATTTTGTTGATTCAATAGATGAAGACACTGCCCCTATAAAGGTTATTAACAAGGCTATTGAGATGTTAAATGAGATGTTAAATGATACTTATGATAGTCTTAACAAAAAGAATCTGCCGTTTTTCTTAACACATTTAATAGATGCAGATTATTTACAAAGTAAATTAGAAGTAATTGTACCAAATGTAGTAAATTCTGAGATAGGAAGAGGTAGTTTATTTAAGCACTTCTATAAAAATATAATATTTAAACATTCAGAATTTATTAGTATAGATTTCTATAAATTATTAAAAGGCTTATCGCGTGCAAATTTTATAAATGAAATGGCAAAGAATGTGGAATTGATTTCAGAAGAGGTTGTCGCAGAAATAATTCAGTATTACCTTAATGAAGATTTATTTCCATATGAAAGGGTAGAGTTGTTACGTATTCTTTTAAAAACTGGATATAAATGCGAATTAAATTTAGCTTATGAGGATTTAGAGATTATTTTATTTTTAGTTAAGTATACTAACGATATAATTTGGTCGGATGAATTATTGAAACAAGTAACAAAGCATTTACAAGGAAAGACAGATAAAAGAGAAGTTATTATTAATTTAGAGGATCTTTTAAATTCCTCCAAAAAGATTGTGGATACTTCGAATATAGTTCAGACAATTTACATTTCTTTATCTTTACATTTTGATGATTTATATAGTAAGGATATTTCACAAAAGATTTTCAATTTAATTTCTTATGTATCAATTTTTTTAGAAGAAATCCAAGTAAAAGATATTTGGAGAAAATTCTATAAGTCTGTAAACGGAAGTCCACTAAATTTAAATACAAGACAATGGTATAAGTTTAAATCAATTATCAATAAAGCTGAATTAAATGATGCAACTGTTATTGTTATTTTAACAAGGGTATTTAAGAGAGAAGGCATAATTCAATCTATAGGCACATCTAAAACCGAAGAAGAATATGCTCTCTATTTATTTTTATTTTTATTTAAAAGTGAAGAATATAACGAGCGTACGTTAATGGTAGAAAAAGTTAAAGAAATCGTAGAAGAAAATAATATTGAGTTTCTTAGATGGTGTTTGGACGAGGATGTAAGATATTTCCCTAGTGATGAATTTGCAATAAAAAATATACAATTCAATAATAGAATTGTGATGATTAATAACCAAAAGTTGTTAGTTCGTGGACTTCCGGAAATTTTTGTGGACTATGAAGAGCATGAGATAAAGAATGATTTGTGGTATAACGATAGCGAATATAACTATATAGAAATTGATGTCAATGAACAATTATTAAATATAGAAGATAAGATATTTAGTATGCATTTATTTGAGGCGCTAGATTTTTTAATTAGCACAGAAGAAATGAGCAATTACAACGGGCGATATATAAATGTTTTTGAGAAAGGTACATTTATTGCAGCGGAAAAAAAGCTTCAAATGTCGTACAGTAAAAACGATAAATTTATAGTATTAAATGATAGTGACCCAGTTTTAAATAGTAGATCACATTTTATAAATGCTCTTATAAAAGTTTTCAAAAAAACAAAAGTTCAAAATGTGGAATATAACCTTAAATATAGTATAGAATCTGAAAAGTTCTTTGATGAATTTGTTCCGAAGAGTATAGATAAACCTCTAGAAATATGGGAATATTTAAAAATTCTTAATATGAATCTGAAGAGATATATCGAAAGTTTAGGAGATAAGATTTATGTTGTTGAATTAGCGAAAATTGAAAGTATTAAAGAATATGTGAATCAGGTAAGTAGAATCAAATCCAATGAAAAGTCAAAAGGAGAAGTTCAATTCGGGAAGTTTTCAAAAGTACTTAGAATCCTAAATTTATATCATTCTTTAAATCCTAATAGTGAATTTGAAAAACATTTATTATATTCACATCAAGAATTAGATCCTTCTAATCTACAAGTATTAATATCAGGAGTTATATTATCTATTACTAAAAATATTGAACATGAAGATTTAAATTTTATATGTGATTTTTTAAATCAAGAATTGAATCAAATAAAAGAGAATCATCCCAATTTAACAGACTTTGAATTGATAGATGTTCAAAGGCATCCGTTTAATAAAAATAAAATTAAAATTAATGGAACTGATTATGAAATAGAAAATATAGACATATATGAATATGGTGCTGAATCAGTAATAAGAGAGCTAAGTATTAAGGACATTATGAATTTAGAAACAAATTATATATACTTTAATAAGCAGCTAATGGTAGTGTTACCTAATGTAATTGCAAAATCAATTGAAATAATAGGGAATAAAGTAAATACGTTTGATAAAATACACTTTGTTCAAAATGCACATATTAGCAATATAGACGGTTATAATCAATCTATAAATGTAATAATGAATCAAAATCAAGTTTCAAAGGCAGAAGCTGAAATGAGATTATATGATTTTTTAAAAGATAAAGAGAACCGATATTATGAATCTATTATAAATGTGATATCTTCTTATAGGATTATGGATAAGTCTGAAATTAATTACCTAGTTGAAACAATAAAATTAAAAGTAGATTTAAATAATGAAATGGACTGTATTTTACCCCTAAAATCAGATAGTGATGATAATGGTTTGCATCAAATTTTATATGTCAAAAATAAAGAGATTTTTGATAGAAACACACCGTACAAAAAAAGGTTAATTAATGATTTTGAAAAACTTAATACTGCTCAAAATTTAAATGAGATAATAATCGTATCTGATATTGGTGTAAGTGGTAAACAATTTATTGATACTTTTAAGAAATATTGTGAAGTTAAAAAAGGTATTAATTTAAAATCTGTATATCATAAAATAAAAGATGGGGAGATATTTAAGGGGAATATATTGAATGCTGGTAAAATATTGATTTTGACTTGTGTTTATACAGATAAGTTTAAAAGTAGTATTCAAGAATATTTTGATGAGATTGGTTATAGAGGGTCATTAGAATTTTTGGGAACTAAAATTAATTATAAAGACTATTTATTTAATACACTTATTGATAAGAAAATTAACAGAGAATTATTTATAGAGTTTATAAATAAATATTTTGCGGATAAAGATCTTAGAGTGAGTGGCAATAGTTATTTAGACTTTATAAGCCAAGTTGAAGATGATGATACCAAAAATATGCTAATATGCAGATACAAAAGCATGCCAAAATATCACCATGTAATATTAACTAAAAATAATGCAATTTTTAATTATAGAAACGACAAATAG
- a CDS encoding VPA1262 family N-terminal domain-containing protein, with product MDIDFESLVSEGTLGFYKSCEVTTIFIFDKNSKKTFNFYTLINFEEKEFCGTNKKILNERPLDLTSNLILGIIQYNLNLLDIKKLYYSLLEVNDWELEGQKLNFNKFTKINKQFIKPNGTKSIPLNSILKNNYNNGSYIIEFFDAIKSFPNTKLTNELFPKINEFIKRYLPIDLEYISDRVGNIIFQFPSKILDVSITANDEWDEMKLKVVFDEKIQTDKYKVLITGTHDSSIMGFGLKDGVDDNIFEIKTGSTSYLNDVSIVDSQNNIIAYASTFSFMKEMNFIMDISTQHSQQRTINLKSESHEIAIVSQSDNKVKRNLDYKDWISKRTYKNEKDELTRRLEFVQYGITGNERNKALGDIRKLIDIYGRDGVYLWDPYLTSEDILETLYHCKYIGVEMKAITSYDKKRRKIYSKEIVCEKNTLTIDEWKDYQRNSFLDSSNNLGINLEFRCQHGEFGWKFHDRFLIFPIKDFAPKVWSLGISVNGLGKEHHILQHVSNPQNILDAFNELWHELNNDKCLIWRSK from the coding sequence ATGGATATTGATTTTGAATCGCTAGTATCTGAAGGAACATTAGGATTTTATAAGTCATGTGAAGTAACCACTATTTTTATTTTTGATAAAAACAGTAAAAAGACGTTTAATTTTTATACACTTATAAATTTTGAAGAAAAAGAATTTTGCGGTACAAATAAGAAAATTTTAAATGAACGCCCTCTGGATTTAACAAGTAATTTAATATTAGGAATTATACAATACAATTTAAATTTATTAGATATAAAGAAACTCTATTATAGTCTTCTAGAAGTTAATGATTGGGAATTAGAAGGACAAAAACTAAATTTTAATAAATTCACTAAAATTAACAAACAATTTATTAAACCTAATGGGACAAAATCAATACCTTTAAACTCTATCTTAAAAAATAATTATAATAATGGGTCATATATTATTGAGTTTTTTGATGCTATCAAAAGCTTTCCAAATACTAAATTAACTAATGAATTGTTTCCCAAGATAAATGAATTTATAAAAAGATATCTCCCTATCGATTTAGAATATATAAGCGACAGAGTAGGTAATATAATATTTCAATTTCCTTCAAAAATTCTAGATGTTTCAATTACTGCAAATGATGAATGGGATGAAATGAAGTTAAAGGTTGTATTTGATGAAAAAATACAGACAGATAAATATAAAGTATTAATTACAGGTACACATGATAGTTCTATAATGGGGTTTGGTTTAAAAGACGGTGTAGATGATAATATTTTTGAAATCAAAACTGGTAGTACAAGTTATTTAAATGATGTAAGTATAGTGGATTCTCAAAATAACATTATCGCTTACGCTTCAACTTTTAGTTTTATGAAAGAAATGAATTTTATTATGGATATTTCAACTCAACATTCCCAGCAGCGTACTATCAATCTAAAATCTGAAAGCCATGAAATAGCTATTGTCTCACAAAGCGATAATAAAGTTAAAAGGAATTTAGATTATAAAGATTGGATAAGTAAAAGAACATACAAAAATGAAAAAGATGAGTTAACTCGTAGGTTAGAATTTGTGCAATATGGTATTACAGGAAACGAAAGAAATAAGGCCTTGGGGGATATAAGAAAATTAATAGATATATATGGTAGAGACGGTGTGTATTTATGGGATCCGTATTTAACTTCTGAAGATATTCTAGAAACCTTATATCATTGTAAATATATAGGTGTTGAAATGAAAGCTATAACATCATACGATAAAAAACGCCGTAAAATTTATAGCAAAGAAATTGTTTGTGAAAAAAATACTTTAACTATTGATGAATGGAAAGATTATCAACGCAATAGTTTTCTAGACTCAAGTAATAATTTAGGAATAAATTTAGAATTTCGATGTCAACATGGTGAATTTGGTTGGAAATTTCATGATCGGTTTTTAATTTTTCCAATTAAAGATTTTGCGCCTAAAGTATGGTCTTTAGGGATATCAGTAAATGGATTAGGGAAAGAACATCATATTTTACAACACGTTAGTAATCCTCAAAATATACTAGATGCTTTTAATGAACTTTGGCATGAGTTAAATAATGATAAATGTTTAATTTGGAGGTCTAAATGA
- a CDS encoding NERD domain-containing protein, with protein MNINKELTNKVDRLIEITKHLDTREVIGMINVEFQVHFMQRNVFEATNLISPFKQYIYLLNLLLSNPKVECEDQVAFEDSYEEIKKLLNEISRLYAFIFFPENTEEISDTWRRHRELAMPVFMNYFNMHSLPYEEQIIERLIDWASPFNSTLQEAIGISVNESIEMYRYIQKMLQEQLTSTQNDTLQLLKAHEFFVALMEREKIDFDIAMEKTREAFPSNNNPFEQDFFKINLSKFEDEFSVEKTECFFNVFSCEREESEFYYYTEKGNFDTRPIIKINGQYYVPIYKQILHAFEYRFFEILENSDKRSSFFKNRDNKSEEKTKSIFEKLFGTDAEYFTSAFESPDSQNEHDLLIITKNNTIYIVEVKASKFKEPFRDPDKAYQRIKRDFKSDGGIQKAYNQAKSLHDLIMKQERTDLYNQSGEVITSIERSKIKAVYTICVTAENFGIVASNLSYLLEKGVEDKYPYAVNIFDLESIVEYIEYKKIPVIKFNEYLDFRSKYHDKLIAGDELDIFGLFQNRFDIQKLNSVDKYFVSHEYSDIFDEMYFTKLGIIEKMPKPRAKHKNNHKTKNRKRMAKASKRRNRK; from the coding sequence ATGAACATTAATAAAGAATTAACGAATAAAGTTGATAGACTAATAGAAATAACTAAACATCTTGATACACGTGAAGTAATTGGAATGATTAATGTTGAATTTCAAGTTCATTTTATGCAACGTAATGTTTTTGAAGCAACGAATTTAATTTCGCCCTTTAAGCAATATATTTACTTATTAAATCTACTATTAAGTAATCCAAAAGTAGAATGTGAGGATCAAGTGGCATTTGAAGATTCTTATGAAGAAATTAAAAAATTGTTAAATGAAATTTCTCGACTTTATGCCTTTATATTTTTTCCTGAAAATACTGAAGAAATTTCTGATACATGGAGAAGGCACAGAGAGTTAGCAATGCCTGTATTTATGAATTATTTTAATATGCATTCTTTGCCTTATGAAGAACAAATTATTGAGAGACTTATAGATTGGGCAAGCCCTTTTAATTCGACTTTACAAGAAGCAATCGGGATATCTGTAAATGAATCAATTGAGATGTATAGGTATATACAGAAAATGTTACAAGAGCAATTAACATCTACTCAAAATGATACTTTACAATTATTAAAGGCACATGAATTTTTTGTTGCTTTAATGGAACGAGAAAAAATAGATTTTGATATTGCTATGGAAAAAACTAGAGAAGCGTTCCCATCAAATAATAATCCTTTTGAACAAGACTTTTTTAAAATTAATCTCTCTAAATTCGAAGATGAGTTTAGTGTAGAAAAAACTGAATGTTTTTTTAACGTTTTTTCATGTGAGAGAGAAGAAAGTGAGTTCTATTATTATACTGAAAAAGGAAATTTCGATACTAGACCTATCATTAAAATAAATGGACAATATTATGTACCGATTTATAAGCAAATTTTACATGCTTTTGAATATAGATTCTTTGAGATTTTAGAAAATAGTGATAAACGTAGTTCTTTTTTTAAAAACCGTGATAATAAGTCTGAAGAAAAAACTAAATCAATATTTGAAAAATTATTTGGAACTGATGCAGAGTATTTTACTTCAGCTTTCGAATCGCCTGATTCTCAAAATGAACATGATTTATTAATAATAACTAAGAATAATACGATATATATCGTTGAAGTTAAAGCATCTAAATTTAAAGAACCATTTAGAGATCCAGACAAGGCCTATCAGCGTATAAAAAGAGATTTTAAAAGTGATGGAGGTATTCAAAAAGCTTATAATCAAGCAAAGAGCCTTCATGATTTAATTATGAAACAGGAAAGAACCGATTTATATAATCAATCTGGAGAAGTTATTACTTCAATTGAGCGTTCAAAAATTAAAGCCGTATATACTATTTGTGTTACAGCTGAAAATTTCGGTATTGTGGCATCCAACTTGTCGTATTTACTAGAGAAGGGAGTAGAAGATAAATATCCATATGCTGTTAACATTTTTGATTTAGAATCGATAGTAGAGTACATAGAATATAAAAAAATTCCAGTAATAAAATTTAATGAGTATTTAGATTTTAGAAGTAAATACCATGATAAATTGATTGCTGGTGACGAATTGGATATATTCGGATTGTTCCAGAATAGATTCGATATTCAAAAATTAAATAGCGTAGATAAATACTTTGTAAGTCATGAGTACTCAGATATTTTCGATGAAATGTATTTTACAAAATTAGGTATTATAGAAAAAATGCCGAAGCCTAGAGCCAAGCATAAAAATAATCATAAGACTAAAAATCGAAAAAGAATGGCTAAAGCAAGCAAACGTAGGAATAGAAAGTAA
- the smpB gene encoding SsrA-binding protein SmpB — MAKKNDDKVLAQNKKAGHDYFIEETIEAGIVLQGTEIKSIRNGKVQLKDSFVRIRNNEAWISNMHISPYEQGNRFNHDPLRSRKLLLHKKQISSLIGETKREGFTIVPLKMYIKNGYAKVLIGIGKGKKDYDKRDVLKKKEAKREIERAFKARNQ; from the coding sequence ATGGCAAAAAAGAATGACGATAAAGTCCTTGCACAAAACAAAAAAGCCGGCCATGATTATTTTATAGAAGAAACAATCGAAGCAGGCATTGTATTGCAAGGTACAGAGATTAAATCGATTCGTAATGGCAAAGTACAATTAAAGGATTCCTTTGTACGCATTCGAAATAACGAAGCATGGATTTCCAATATGCATATTAGCCCATACGAACAAGGAAATCGTTTTAACCACGATCCTTTACGTTCCAGAAAACTACTTTTACATAAAAAACAGATTAGCAGCTTAATTGGTGAAACAAAAAGAGAAGGGTTCACGATTGTTCCGCTAAAAATGTATATTAAAAATGGTTATGCAAAAGTATTGATCGGAATCGGTAAAGGAAAGAAAGATTACGATAAACGTGATGTGCTGAAGAAGAAGGAAGCAAAACGAGAGATTGAAAGAGCATTCAAGGCTCGTAACCAGTAA